In Archocentrus centrarchus isolate MPI-CPG fArcCen1 chromosome 24, fArcCen1, whole genome shotgun sequence, one DNA window encodes the following:
- the LOC115774631 gene encoding LOW QUALITY PROTEIN: solute carrier family 22 member 5-like (The sequence of the model RefSeq protein was modified relative to this genomic sequence to represent the inferred CDS: deleted 1 base in 1 codon) has translation MQDYDEVTAFLGQWGHFQQTVFFLLCSSVLPNGFAFSLVFLTDIPNHHCLVPDINVTEDWHQAIIPVEVVNGKLELSRCSRYRLDVVRNLSAQGYVPGQDINLTNLEQEHCVDGWSYTKNVYHSTIVSKFDLVCTEEWKQPFTSTIYFLGVLVGSFFSGQLSDRFGRKPVLFVTMAIQTVFTFAQIFSPSWAVFCILLFISGLGQISNYVSAFVLGTEIFTGNVRVLFSSMGVCLAFAFGFMMLPLFAYFLRDWKSILLVLSVPGLLYIPLWWLIPESPRWLLSQGRVEEAEDIVKYAAKKNKVEPPQVIFEDFNLPADKTQAKEHHSIFSLLRTTNIRNTSFILCLVWFSLSTGYFGLSLNTSRLHADPFISCFISAAVEVPAYISSWLALRYLRRQLSVICVLLLGGVSLYFIQLVPRGLSYLSIALEMLGKFGITTGTALMFAYTAELYPTVVRNTATGMCTTVSRVGSCIAPFLLKLGE, from the exons ATGCAGGACTATGATGAAGTCACAGCATTTCTTGGTCAGTGGGGACATTTCCAACAGACTGTTTTCTTTCTACTCTGTTCCAGCGTGCTGCCAAATGGATTTGCTTTTTCTCTTGTCTTCCTCACTGACATTCCCAATCATCACTGCCTGGTTCCCGATATCAATGTGACAGAAGATTGGCACCAAGCTATCATTCCAGTGGAG GTGGTAAatgggaagctggagctaagcaGATGCAGCAGATACAG GCTGGATGTGGTCAGAAATCTGTCTGCTCAGGGATATGTTCCAGGCCAGGATATTAATCTCACCAACCTGGAGCAAGAGCATTGTGTGGATGGGTGGAGCTACACTAAAAACGTCTACCACTCTACTATAGTCTCTAAG TTTGACTTGGTATGCACTGAAGAGTGGAAGCAGCCATTCACTTCCACCATTTACTTCCTGGGAGTTTTAGTTGGATCCTTCTTTTCCGGACAGCTGTCAGACAG ATTTGGAAGAAAGCCTGTTCTCTTTGTAACCATGGCCATTCAGACTGTTTTCACCTTTGCTCAAATCTTCTCACCATCTTGGGCGGTGTTCTGCATCCTACTTTTCATCAGCGGTTTGGGACAAATCTCTAACTATGTTTCTGCTTTTGTGCTag GCACTGAAATCTTCACTGGCAATGTGCGGGTCCTGTTCTCATCTATGGGTGTATGTCTTGCCTTTGCCTTTGGCTTTATGATGCTTCCTCTCTTTGCCTACTTTTTAAGGGACTGGAAATCTATCCTGCTG GTTTTATCTGTGCCTGGCCTACTTTACATTCCTCTCTGGTG GTTGATCCCAGAGTCTCCTCGATGGTTGCTCTCACAGGGAAGagtggaggaggcagaggacaTAGTGAAATATGCTGCTAAGAAGAACAAAGTGGAGCCTCCCCAGGTTATCTTTGAGGATTTCAACTTACCA GCAGATAAGACTCAGGCTAAGGAGCACCACAGTATCTTCAGCCTGCTAAGAACTACAAACATCAGAAACACATCTTTCATTCTGTGCCTTGTCTG GTTCAGTCTCAGTACTGGCTACTTTGGCCTGTCCCTAAATACATCCAGACTCCATGCTGATCCCTTTATCAGCTGTTTCATCTCAGCAGCTGTGGAGGTTCCAGCATATATTTCCAGCTGGCTGGCTTTGCGGTACCTTCGGCGACAACTCTCTGTTATCTGCGTCTTGCTTCTTGGAGGAGTATCACTGTATTTCATTCAACTGGTGCCTCGTG GTCTATCTTATCTGTCTATTGCTCTAGAGATGCTGGGCAAATTTGGTATTACCACTGGTACAGCCCTGATGTTTGCATACACAGCAGAGCTTTACCCAACAGTGGTCAGAAACACTGCAACAGGAATGTGTACTACCGTATCCAGAGTGGGAAGCTGTATTGCACCATTTTTGTTAAAGCTGGGTGAGTAA